The following proteins are co-located in the Streptomyces sp. NBC_01198 genome:
- a CDS encoding MarR family winged helix-turn-helix transcriptional regulator has product MSETPRAPSRIRSLPSWLLGRAAARGHRLVAEALAQVGMRMMHHAVLSAVAELGPVSQAELGRSLSIDPKDMVAILNDLQNDGLVTRTPDAKDRRKNAIALSPSGKRRLLQTEKLGREANDELTAALTPAERTQLMGLLARMVQEDEPCAEVGPGGG; this is encoded by the coding sequence ATGTCCGAGACCCCCCGCGCTCCCTCCCGTATCCGCTCCCTCCCCAGCTGGCTCCTGGGCCGTGCCGCAGCTCGGGGACACCGGCTCGTCGCCGAAGCCCTCGCCCAGGTGGGCATGCGGATGATGCACCATGCCGTCCTGTCGGCCGTCGCCGAACTGGGCCCCGTGTCCCAGGCCGAGCTGGGCCGCAGCCTGAGCATCGACCCCAAGGACATGGTCGCGATCCTCAACGACCTCCAGAACGATGGCCTCGTGACCCGGACGCCGGACGCCAAGGACCGTCGCAAGAACGCCATCGCCCTCTCGCCTAGCGGGAAACGCCGCCTGCTTCAGACGGAGAAACTGGGCCGTGAGGCGAACGACGAGCTGACCGCTGCCCTGACCCCCGCCGAGCGGACCCAGCTCATGGGTCTCCTCGCCCGCATGGTCCAGGAGGACGAGCCCTGCGCCGAAGTCGGCCCAGGTGGCGGATAG
- the dnaB gene encoding replicative DNA helicase, with the protein MTQPEPADDAWPDLPPDDRQGPPPGVSPFRKKSSSDDNRYSEGGGGFERVPPQDLDAEQSVLGGMLLSKDAIADVVEVLKGADFYRPAHETIYTAILDLYARGEPADPITTAAELTKRGEIARVGGAPYLHTLVNAVPTAANAEYYAEIVHERAVLRRLVEAGTRITQMGYAADGDVDEIVNNAQAEIYAVTEQRTSEDYLPLGDIMEGALDEIEAIGSRSGQMSGVPTGFTDLDSLTNGLHPGQMIVIAARPAMGKSTLALDFARTCSIANKMPSVIFSLEMGRNEIAMRLLSAEARVALHHMRSGTMTDDDWTKVARRMSDVTEAPLYIDDSPNLSMMEIRAKCRRLKQRNDLRLVVIDYLQLMQSGGSRRPESRQQEVSDMSRNLKLLAKELEVPVIALSQLNRGPEQRTDKKPMVSDLRESGSIEQDADMVILLHREDAYEKESPRAGEADLIVAKHRNGPTATITVAFQGHYSRFVDMAQT; encoded by the coding sequence GTGACCCAGCCCGAACCCGCCGACGACGCGTGGCCGGACCTCCCGCCGGACGACCGCCAGGGCCCGCCGCCCGGGGTCAGCCCGTTCCGCAAGAAGTCCTCCTCCGACGACAACCGCTACTCCGAGGGCGGCGGCGGCTTCGAGCGCGTCCCCCCGCAGGACCTCGACGCCGAGCAGTCCGTGCTGGGCGGCATGCTGCTGTCCAAGGACGCCATCGCCGACGTCGTCGAGGTACTCAAGGGCGCCGACTTCTACCGGCCCGCCCACGAGACGATCTACACCGCGATCCTCGACCTCTACGCCCGCGGTGAGCCGGCCGACCCGATCACCACCGCCGCCGAGCTCACCAAACGCGGCGAGATCGCCCGGGTCGGCGGCGCCCCCTACCTGCACACCCTGGTCAACGCGGTCCCCACCGCGGCCAACGCCGAGTATTACGCCGAGATCGTCCACGAACGGGCGGTGCTGCGCCGGCTGGTCGAGGCCGGCACTCGTATCACCCAGATGGGATACGCCGCCGACGGCGACGTCGACGAGATCGTCAACAACGCCCAGGCCGAGATCTACGCCGTCACCGAGCAGCGCACCTCCGAGGACTACCTGCCGCTCGGCGACATCATGGAGGGCGCCCTCGACGAGATCGAGGCGATCGGCTCCCGCAGCGGCCAGATGTCCGGCGTCCCCACCGGCTTCACCGACCTGGACTCCCTCACCAACGGCCTGCACCCCGGCCAGATGATCGTCATCGCGGCCCGCCCCGCGATGGGCAAGTCCACCCTCGCGCTGGACTTCGCCCGTACGTGCTCCATCGCGAACAAGATGCCCAGCGTGATCTTCTCGCTGGAGATGGGCCGCAACGAGATCGCCATGCGCCTGCTGTCCGCCGAGGCCCGCGTGGCGCTGCACCACATGCGCTCGGGCACCATGACCGACGACGACTGGACCAAGGTCGCCCGCCGCATGTCCGACGTCACCGAGGCACCCCTCTACATCGACGATTCGCCCAACCTGTCGATGATGGAGATCCGCGCCAAGTGCCGCCGCCTCAAGCAGCGCAACGATCTGCGGCTGGTCGTCATCGACTACCTCCAGCTGATGCAGTCCGGCGGCTCGCGCCGGCCCGAGAGCCGCCAGCAGGAGGTCTCCGACATGTCCCGGAACCTCAAGCTGCTGGCCAAGGAGCTTGAGGTCCCCGTCATCGCGCTGTCCCAGCTCAACCGCGGCCCCGAACAGCGCACCGACAAGAAGCCGATGGTCTCCGACCTGCGCGAGTCCGGCTCGATCGAGCAGGACGCCGACATGGTGATCCTCCTCCACCGCGAGGACGCCTACGAGAAGGAGTCCCCCCGCGCCGGCGAGGCCGACCTGATCGTCGCCAAGCACCGCAACGGCCCCACGGCCACCATCACCGTGGCCTTCCAGGGCCACTACTCCCGCTTCGTGGACATGGCCCAGACCTGA
- the rplI gene encoding 50S ribosomal protein L9 produces MSKIILTNEVSGLGAAGDIVDVKPGYARNYLIPRGFAIAWTKGGEKDVEQIRRARRIREIHSLDDANVVKAQLQAVKVKLSTRAGDTGRLFGSITPADIAAAIKTAGGPVVDKRRVEVAAPIKTLGAHKVSVRLHPEVEAVLDLEVVAA; encoded by the coding sequence ATGTCCAAGATCATCCTTACCAACGAGGTCAGCGGCCTCGGTGCCGCCGGCGACATCGTCGACGTCAAGCCGGGCTACGCCCGCAACTACCTGATCCCGCGGGGCTTCGCCATCGCGTGGACCAAGGGTGGCGAGAAGGACGTCGAGCAGATCCGTCGTGCCCGTCGCATCCGCGAGATCCACTCGCTGGACGACGCGAACGTGGTCAAGGCGCAGCTGCAGGCCGTCAAGGTCAAGCTGAGCACCCGCGCCGGTGACACCGGCCGGCTCTTCGGCTCCATCACCCCGGCCGACATCGCTGCGGCGATCAAGACCGCCGGTGGTCCGGTCGTCGACAAGCGCCGGGTCGAGGTCGCCGCGCCGATCAAGACGCTCGGCGCGCACAAGGTGTCGGTGCGCCTGCACCCCGAGGTCGAGGCTGTCCTCGACCTGGAGGTCGTGGCGGCGTAA
- a CDS encoding MATE family efflux transporter codes for MVALALPAFGALVAEPLFVMVDSAVVGHLGTAQLAGLGVAAALLTTAVNVFVFLAYATTAAVARRVGAGDLPAALRQGVDGIWLALLLGGLVIAAVLPAAPALVDLFEASGTAAPYAADYLRISSLGIPAMLVVLAATGVLRGLQDTRTPLVVAIGGFTANAGLNATLVYGAGLGIAGSAWGTVIAQNGMAAVYLWVVVRGIRRQTGDGAGGWWTALRPDTAGIRACARAGLPLLVRTVSLRAVLLIATAVAARLGDTDIAAHQIILTVWSLLAFALDAIAIAGQAIIGRYLGAGDAEGARAACRRMIEWGVACGVVLGLLVALVRPLIGPLFSSDPAVQDALMSALLVVAVSQPVSGVVFVLDGVLMGAGDGPYLAWSMLATLAVFAPAAFAVPALGAGLTALWWAMALMMLTRLAALWLRARSGRWIITGAAR; via the coding sequence ATCGTCGCCCTCGCCCTGCCCGCGTTCGGCGCGCTCGTGGCGGAACCGCTCTTCGTGATGGTGGACAGCGCGGTCGTCGGCCACCTGGGCACCGCACAACTCGCCGGGCTCGGCGTGGCCGCCGCGTTGCTCACCACCGCGGTCAACGTCTTCGTCTTCCTGGCCTACGCCACCACAGCCGCGGTCGCCCGCCGGGTCGGTGCGGGCGACCTGCCGGCCGCGCTGCGGCAGGGAGTCGACGGCATCTGGCTGGCTCTGCTGCTCGGCGGCCTGGTGATCGCGGCGGTGCTGCCCGCGGCCCCCGCTCTGGTCGACCTCTTCGAGGCCTCGGGTACCGCGGCCCCTTACGCGGCCGACTACCTCCGGATCAGCTCGCTCGGCATCCCGGCCATGCTGGTGGTGCTGGCCGCCACCGGAGTGCTGCGCGGCCTGCAGGACACCCGCACCCCGCTGGTGGTGGCCATCGGCGGCTTCACCGCCAACGCGGGCCTGAACGCCACCCTCGTCTACGGCGCCGGGCTCGGTATCGCCGGCTCCGCCTGGGGGACCGTCATCGCACAGAACGGCATGGCCGCGGTCTACCTGTGGGTGGTCGTCCGCGGCATCCGGCGGCAGACCGGTGACGGGGCCGGCGGCTGGTGGACGGCGCTGCGCCCGGACACCGCCGGGATCCGCGCCTGCGCCCGGGCGGGACTGCCGCTGCTGGTGCGCACCGTCAGCCTGCGGGCCGTCCTGCTGATCGCCACCGCGGTCGCCGCGCGGCTCGGGGACACCGACATCGCCGCCCACCAGATCATCCTCACCGTGTGGTCGCTGCTCGCCTTCGCCCTGGACGCCATCGCCATCGCCGGCCAGGCGATCATCGGCCGCTACCTGGGCGCCGGGGACGCCGAGGGCGCCCGGGCGGCCTGCCGCCGGATGATCGAGTGGGGGGTGGCCTGCGGTGTCGTCCTGGGGCTGCTGGTGGCTCTGGTCCGGCCGCTGATCGGGCCGCTGTTCAGCTCCGACCCGGCCGTCCAGGACGCGCTGATGTCCGCGCTGCTGGTGGTCGCGGTCTCGCAACCGGTATCGGGCGTGGTCTTCGTCCTGGACGGGGTGCTGATGGGCGCCGGGGACGGGCCGTATCTGGCCTGGTCCATGCTGGCCACGCTGGCGGTCTTCGCCCCTGCCGCCTTCGCGGTGCCGGCGCTCGGGGCGGGTCTGACCGCCCTGTGGTGGGCCATGGCGCTGATGATGCTCACCCGGCTCGCCGCCCTGTGGCTGCGCGCCCGCTCCGGCCGCTGGATCATCACGGGCGCCGCCCGCTGA
- a CDS encoding S1 RNA-binding domain-containing protein — protein sequence MQRPADADFCARLHWTVSAHRTALLEEIFAANASRWHRLTRDTIETVRSEPAPRSQLTVWPDLLTVDTAVAALPGEGLVEVVWEDEDGQITSTVVDVTQFEALIAQLASARAAGVVSMDAGEDLPLFTAVLPDSDGVLRARWQTGPTPSDRDWAFLKTLRRGQVVTGTVTSIAGFGVTFVDIGGFTGMINVPELSCRPFNQPSDIVSVGQEITAEVPDVDMVWERVPLSLRAVQEDPWPQVAQRLGQVVTGPVAEIVPFGVFVRIEDRDDGFQGLVHTNELDQAPEDVEVGDVLAVKIIGVYLPRRRIALSQRQADQ from the coding sequence GTGCAGCGTCCGGCCGACGCCGACTTCTGTGCCCGCCTGCACTGGACCGTCAGCGCCCACCGCACCGCGCTCCTGGAGGAGATCTTCGCCGCCAACGCCTCCCGGTGGCACCGCTTGACCCGCGACACCATCGAGACCGTGCGCTCCGAGCCGGCCCCACGCTCCCAGTTGACGGTCTGGCCGGACCTGCTCACCGTCGACACGGCCGTGGCCGCTCTCCCCGGCGAGGGCCTGGTGGAGGTCGTCTGGGAGGACGAGGACGGGCAGATCACGAGCACGGTCGTGGACGTGACCCAGTTCGAGGCACTGATCGCCCAGCTCGCCAGCGCGCGTGCTGCCGGAGTCGTATCCATGGATGCCGGTGAAGATCTCCCGCTGTTCACCGCTGTGCTCCCGGACAGCGACGGTGTTCTACGGGCTCGCTGGCAGACCGGACCGACGCCCAGCGACCGGGACTGGGCGTTCTTGAAGACCCTGCGGCGCGGCCAGGTCGTCACCGGCACGGTGACATCCATCGCCGGCTTCGGTGTCACCTTCGTGGACATCGGCGGCTTCACCGGGATGATCAACGTTCCGGAGCTTTCCTGTCGTCCCTTCAATCAGCCGTCCGACATCGTCAGCGTCGGCCAGGAGATCACCGCCGAAGTCCCCGACGTCGACATGGTCTGGGAACGAGTGCCGCTGTCACTGCGAGCAGTCCAGGAGGACCCGTGGCCGCAGGTCGCGCAGCGTCTCGGGCAGGTGGTCACTGGACCAGTCGCCGAAATCGTCCCGTTCGGCGTCTTCGTCCGCATCGAAGACCGAGACGACGGCTTCCAGGGCCTCGTGCACACCAATGAGCTGGATCAAGCGCCGGAAGACGTTGAGGTCGGCGACGTGCTCGCAGTGAAGATCATCGGGGTCTATCTCCCTCGGCGCCGCATTGCCCTGTCACAGAGGCAGGCCGACCAGTGA
- the rpsR gene encoding 30S ribosomal protein S18: protein MAKPPPRKPKKKVCAFCKDKTVYVDYKDTNMLRKFISDRGKIRARRVTGNCTQHQRDVATAVKNSREMALLPYTSTAR, encoded by the coding sequence ATGGCGAAGCCGCCCCCGCGCAAGCCGAAGAAGAAGGTCTGCGCGTTCTGCAAGGACAAGACCGTGTACGTGGACTACAAGGACACGAACATGCTGCGGAAGTTCATTTCCGACCGCGGCAAGATCCGTGCCCGCCGCGTCACCGGCAACTGCACGCAGCACCAGCGCGACGTCGCCACGGCCGTCAAGAACAGCCGTGAGATGGCGCTGCTGCCGTACACGTCGACCGCTCGATAA
- a CDS encoding quinone oxidoreductase family protein, giving the protein MRRIRFYEYGGPEVLRVEDADAPEPGAGELLVRTEAIGVTLPSVRKVRGEGGRTPLPGVLGGEVAGTVIALGSDVTDFAVGDRITSLTFNGGSYSELAIAPAFMASRIPDGASAVQAVALVRSGHVALAALATARPLVSESVLITGAASGVGHLAVQLAKLQGVERVVAAVSSHTKAEFLRGLGADEVVTYDSEQWGEPADVVLDGVGGDLLPRAVSALAPGGRLVFFNSGGGTVPAFDLLAGSKTITGLTMARFAGTRRELYDRHGEELWKLTLSGQLRPAVHARIPLADAARAHEIIEARANLGKVVLLP; this is encoded by the coding sequence ATGCGGCGGATTCGTTTTTACGAGTACGGCGGTCCGGAAGTGCTCCGCGTCGAGGACGCGGACGCCCCGGAGCCCGGCGCGGGGGAACTGCTGGTCCGCACGGAGGCCATCGGTGTGACCCTTCCCTCCGTGCGCAAGGTTCGCGGCGAGGGCGGCAGGACGCCGCTACCGGGAGTCCTGGGGGGCGAGGTCGCCGGAACGGTGATCGCACTCGGCTCGGACGTGACGGATTTCGCGGTCGGCGACCGCATCACGTCGCTCACTTTCAACGGCGGCTCGTATTCCGAACTGGCCATCGCCCCCGCCTTCATGGCGAGCCGCATACCGGACGGAGCGAGCGCCGTTCAGGCCGTCGCGCTCGTGCGCAGCGGACACGTCGCCCTCGCCGCCCTGGCCACGGCCCGGCCTCTTGTGAGCGAGTCGGTCCTCATCACGGGCGCCGCGAGCGGAGTGGGGCATCTCGCGGTCCAACTGGCCAAGCTGCAGGGCGTTGAACGGGTCGTCGCGGCCGTCAGCTCGCACACCAAGGCGGAGTTCCTCCGCGGTCTCGGCGCCGACGAGGTCGTGACCTACGACAGCGAGCAGTGGGGTGAGCCGGCCGACGTCGTCCTGGACGGAGTCGGCGGAGATCTGCTCCCACGCGCCGTCTCCGCGCTTGCGCCCGGCGGGCGACTCGTCTTCTTCAACTCGGGCGGCGGCACCGTCCCCGCCTTCGACCTCCTGGCAGGATCGAAAACCATCACCGGCCTCACCATGGCCAGGTTTGCCGGCACTCGGCGCGAGCTCTACGACCGGCATGGCGAGGAGCTGTGGAAGCTGACCCTGTCCGGGCAGCTGCGGCCGGCCGTTCACGCCCGGATTCCGCTGGCGGACGCGGCACGAGCGCACGAGATCATCGAAGCCCGTGCCAATCTCGGCAAGGTCGTTTTGCTGCCCTGA